The Silene latifolia isolate original U9 population chromosome Y, ASM4854445v1, whole genome shotgun sequence sequence TCCCATCAGCCACTGCCACAGCTTGGGGAGGTATTTTCTCAAGTGAACACCCTAATTTTTTGGCCATAGATAAATCCATGAAGTTGTGTGTGCTCCCTGAGTCCACCAGTATGTGTAAGGGCTTCTGTCTATGGGTTCCCACCACTCTCATTGTATGAAACCCTTGACTTCTAGATAATGAATTAACTAAAATACATGGCTCCATTATAATGTTGTCATCCTGAATAACTTCTTCATCTACTAGGGAATCCACAATATCCTCTTCTTCCCCTAACACCTCAACTGTGAACAATTGGGTCTTCTTTAGTTGACACTTATGATTTCTGTCCTAAGGTTTATTGCAGTAATAACACTCCCCCTTAGCCTGATTTTCAGCCCTAACAGAAGCTGGTATATATATTCTAGGGTTATATTTACTACCTTCACCAGAGACAATAGTTTTCTGGGTATGACTCTCTGCATTCGAGAGCGAGAACTCGATAGGGTTTCAAACCCGAAAACCTTGCGATGCGAAAAATGGTTTCTTCCTGTAATCTTGCATATTCAATGGCTTCTGCTATAGTCTGGGGTTTAAAAGCTTTCACAAAAGACTTTAAGGTTGGTTTCAAGACACCCACAAAGCAATCCAAAAAATAATCAGGGGGTAATCTTGGATTCTTTTGTAATAACAACCCTTTTAATGCTTCAAACTCATCCACATACTTCTCAACAGTCCCTAGTTGTTGCAGGCGATTAAATTTCTCAACAACATTATGGTTCATTTCATCTCTAAATCTAGCCATCAAGTCAACTATAAACTCATCCCATACAACTCCTTTATTGATAGCAAGATAACTAATGACCCAAGTCTCAGCCTTCCCTACCATGTTCAATGCAACCAAATCCACTTTAAGGTCATCATGTATACGACAAAGTGAAAAATAGCGAGCACATTTCTTAATCCACATAGAAGAATTGGAACCATCAAAAACGGGAAACTCAAGTTTAGGAGTATACCCTAAAGGTCTGGGAGTGCTGACTTCAGAATGTGGGTGTCTTTCTGTAGAAGGAGGTGGTCTTTCCTGCAAAGTAGTCTGAATACCCTGCATCATCAGCATCATTTGGGAAATTTATGTCTCCAATTTCTGTGTATGCTGTGATTGAGCTGCCAATTGAGATTGTAAACCCTTGATTTGTTCATCCATGGCTGTCTTCTTCGTTCTTGTTTTGGGCGCCAGGATCGTAAAAAGCAGATACCAATGTTGCAGCACACAAGATGGAGTActgcaattcaacaaacaccttcaaTGGAACCGAGCTCAAccttgaagatgatgaagaacccTAGATAGAACAGTAGAGAGAGATTGTAGAGAGAGATATAAAGTGTAAACTGAAATGTGTATATTTGATTATATGAATGAATTGTTTGTTACAGCTTTCTGGTATTTATAACAAACTGCCACTAATGACAACTAACTGCCAGCTCATTAACACTAACAAACTTCTAACCGACTTACAATATTGACAGCTAACAAACTCCTAACCGACTTAACAACTCCACAATTGATTCTTATAACCAACTTCTTGATCCTACAACATCCAATTAAAGACATTAATCAACAGCAACatcaacattaccccagtgcgtCAAGGGCTCGCGCAAATTGCGAGATAAGCATGCAAAAATGTACCTGAGAAGATTGCTCATCAAATTGACCAGGTGAAATCTGCAAAGCATGGTAAGTAGCATCATTGAAGGCCCAAGTTCTACAAACAGTGGGATCCATTTTAGATCCAGCTAACAACATTTCATTAACTTTTGGCTTATTGAATTCATCAACAGCATGATCCATTAACCAATATGAATTCCACCCATTTATGTAAAATGGCTTTCCATCCAACATTAATTGGTGTCCAACTCTCTCTACAAAACTATAATTTTGTTACTTAAACATATTACCAACACCACCAAGTGACATAAACATGAATGTAATCAATGTTGTTGTCCCAATCACTAGGAAAAACAGTCCATTAATTGCCAACATTTTGTTTATGTAAACATTACAGCAAACTAAACCCCACAAAAACCTCAAGAAATAAAAATGTTGAGActttttttggtaattttgagAGGAACCCAGATCCTAAATTGAGTTATAGAGCACAAAATTGAAGTACCAAGATCATGTTTTGTTGCAATTGAAGTGAGTTAGATTAGATACTTTTGAGTAGGCTTCAAACTATCAGAAGAAAACTCAAATCACTTAAAAATAACGGGTCACCCTTTTAAGGAATGAAGGGTAGTTTTGCCCACAATAAAAGAAAGCCAAAACTGTTTGCTGTTATCTGCTCCTTTTACCGAACTTGATATTATACATGCTCTCAATGGTATGGATGAGTCCAAATTACTTGGGCCTGACGGAATTATCCCAAAAGTTTTCCAGATGTTTTGGCCCCAGATTGGTCAGTTGGTTACTTTGGCTCTTCTTCGATTCCTTAACTCGGGTGTTATATTGAAAGAATGGAATAATACCCATATTATTCTTATCCCTAAGGTTGAGAAGCCGGAGCTGATCTCTCAGTATCCTCCTATCAATCTCTGCAATGTTATTTATCGTCTGGCTTCCAAATGTCTTGCTAATCGACTCAAGCTTGTTATTTCATCAATTGTTTCGGAGTCTCAGCAAGCTTTTGTTCCTTCTCGGCTTATGTCAGACGGTTGTCTTATTACTAAAGAGATTATGCATTATCTTAATAAAACGAAGAAAGGATCGGCTTCTTATGCTGCTCTGAAACTTGATATGCATAAAGCGTTCGACCGTGTTTCTTGGCCATTCCTTATTGCGATTATGAAGAAATTCGGTTTCCTAATATTCTGGCAAAATATTATTTGGGAATGCATATCAACTGTCACTTATAATATCGTTATCAATGGCAAGCCCTCTAGTACCTTTAGACCTTCTTGTGGTCTGAGGCAAGGTGATCCACTTTCACCTTATTTGTTTATCATGTGCATGGAAATTTTATCATGCCAGTTACGTACGGCGGAGAAGACTAGCACCTTACATGGCCTCAATATTTCTCGGTATGCTCCCCCTATCACGCATCTTTTTTACGATGATGATGCTTTTATTTGCTGTAAAGCAAATCCATCTTCATTTGAGACTCTTAGGATTTGTTTCGGTGCTTTGAGCTTGCGTCGGGTCAGATGATAAATTTGGATAAGTCTTTTATTAAGTTCAGTCCAAATGCACCGATTGATTTCAAGTCCCACATGGCATCCATTCTGAAAATGCGAACATCTGATTGCTTTGGGAATTATTTGGGTGTCCCGGTCGATCTTCCTTCTAAGAAATCTCTAGCTTTTCATCCTTTGGTGGATAAAATGACAACTTGTATTATTGCTTGGTCTTCTCTCCACCTCAGCCAGCCTTGTAAGCTTCTTATCATCAACTCTATTATTTTGGGCTCAATCCGTTTTCTGATGACTTCTATTCCTTTTCCGATTGGAATATGTAAGAAGCTTGACTCTCTGATTGCGTATTTTTGGTGGCGCAAAGATGTTCGTCATAGATCTATTCACTGGCTCTCTCGAGACTCTCTGCAGCTTCCTCTTGAAAGTGGAGGCCTAGGTTTGAAATCTGTCTCTTTGTTAGGTCAGACATCCCTTACGAAAAATTTCTGGCGTATACATCATCATCCGTCTGGTTTATTATCAAAATTTATGACTCCCAAGTACAGGAAGGATCTACCTATTCCCGCTTCAAAATCAAAAGTCTCTCATCCTTCGTTTTTATGGGCTGGATTATGTCGAGCGGCTAATGCTTTTTCTCCTGGGTTTTCATGGAAGCTTGGTAATGGTTCCTCTGTTAACCTGTTTACAAGCCCTTGGGTGAACGGGAATACCCCCTCTGTGAGATTATCTTCGGCTGCTGCAATGCCTGATCTTTCTAATATGCTCACTGCTTCTGGTAATTGGGATCCTTTCACTGTTTATCGTTGGTTTCAGTCTCCTTGTGCCAATGCTATTCTCGCTATGGAACCTCCTCATATTGATATCGATGATTTCCTCTACTGGAAATACACGGAAGATGGAGTCTATACAGTTCGCTCAGGATATGATTTTTTATTGTCCCATATATCCTTTTCCTGCTCTCCCTCATTTTACTCTGCCTTTCCTTGGAAAGTTCTTTGGAGTCTTCGCTGTTCCCCTAAGTTCACTCTACTTGTTTGGCGTATAGTACATAATATCCTTCCCTCTTTAGAAAATCTCTCTGTTAGAGGCATCCAGGTTAGTACTTCCTGTGTTTTTTGTCACTCACATTCGGAGTCTTTAGATCATCTTTTCCGCTCTTGTACTGTTTCTAGACATGTTAGGCTATCTTTGGCTCTTGGCATTAATTCTGTAGCTAACCCTAGTGTTTGCTTGCAACGATGGATTGCTGATTTTATTGGATATTTTCACAGGGTCACATAAACTGCAGATCAGTGCCTACTTCGATTTCTTTGTATTATAAAGGCTATTTGGACGGTTCGCAACTCTGTAGTCTTTGACAATTGCAATGTCAATCCGGTTCAGATTTTACATCTGTTTGACTACCTTCTTGTATCTCATTCTCAGCTGGCCGTACTTTTGTCTTcctattctgcagccgcctccaAACTTTCTATACCGACCTTGGACTGTGCTCTGCCTTTCTCTGTTGTGACTTACTTTATTCCTGTTTGCATGTCATCTCTTCAGGATCGGTACATCGTCTCTTCTTCGGATACGCTCTCTTGCACTCCTTTTGTTTAGCATGTGCGTGCATCCACGGTTTTTGCAGCATCAACGAAAGGCCTACTTCTCACCATGTATAGAGCTCACTCAGCTTCGCAACCTTCCGTTTCTTTCAAAGTTACGTCTAAAAAATTATCTTCTGTTCTGGCCTCCACAAAGCCAGTACCAATCGAATTGCGTCACTCTTTGTGCACAATTCGTAGTTTCCTTCGTATGTATGTTTACTGGTCAGTTAGCTTGGCTACTGGCTGATATTGTATGTACTCGTTTATTTAATATATGAAGTTCATTAttgtccaaaaaaaaaagtatatcTACTATGAATCTTAAATGAAAGTTGGTGAAACAGGAGGAAAAATCTAGGAAAGTTAGCTCAGTAAATTACAGAATTTTGGCACGGGctgacctggcaaaacgggtcaacgggtctgGCTCGAGTCGAGTCAATtcgggtttctcattgatttcgggttacCTCGGGTCGGGTCGTATCATTTCGGGTTTCGGatctgtttcgggtttgttggtcgggtcagTTCTGGGGCAAGCGGGTCGGggttgtaatacccaggatatttaaggaccTTGTTGACTGACTCTGTTGACCAAGACCGACCTTGGGGAGGAATGGGGGAAGGACCAGACTTACAACACGTATTCTATAGGATaacttactcgacctagcagaggctactcggtcgagtatcttcaatactcgaccgagtagagcctactcggccgagtactc is a genomic window containing:
- the LOC141632198 gene encoding uncharacterized protein LOC141632198, with translation MDESKLLGPDGIIPKVFQMFWPQIGQLVTLALLRFLNSGVILKEWNNTHIILIPKVEKPELISQYPPINLCNVIYRLASKCLANRLKLVISSIVSESQQAFVPSRLMSDGCLITKEIMHYLNKTKKGSASYAALKLDMHKAFDRVSWPFLIAIMKKFGFLIFWQNIIWECISTVTYNIVINGKPSSTFRPSCGLRQGDPLSPYLFIMCMEILSCQLRTAEKTSTLHGLNISRPNAPIDFKSHMASILKMRTSDCFGNYLGVPVDLPSKKSLAFHPLVDKMTTCIIAWSSLHLSQPCKLLIINSIILGSIRFLMTSIPFPIGICKKLDSLIAYFWWRKDVRHRSIHWLSRDSLQLPLESGGLGLKSVSLLGQTSLTKNFWRIHHHPSGLLSKFMTPKYRKDLPIPASKSKVSHPSFLWAGLCRAANAFSPGFSWKLGNGSSVNLFTSPWVNGNTPSVRLSSAAAMPDLSNMLTASGNWDPFTVYRWFQSPCANAILAMEPPHIDIDDFLYWKYTEDGVYTVRSGYDFLLSHISFSCSPSFYSAFPWKVLWSLRCSPKFTLLVWRIVHNILPSLENLSVRGIQLTLVFACNDGLLILLDIFTGSHKLQISAYFDFFLAVLLSSYSAAASKLSIPTLDCALPFSVVTYFIPVCMSSLQDRFMHNTRISNLNLEPFDPEIEHTLFRLRKNKRGAIVAVPEGSEFDDLHSDSEYSEISEQPEPLNMARETRTLRELTAPNLNVQPLCITFPALDDGVTFELKSFDTSLTKFRWYEH